Proteins encoded in a region of the Phoenix dactylifera cultivar Barhee BC4 chromosome 3, palm_55x_up_171113_PBpolish2nd_filt_p, whole genome shotgun sequence genome:
- the LOC103714392 gene encoding regulatory-associated protein of TOR 1-like isoform X5 yields MAAPKALETIGKALHAQYERWLPRARYKRQLDPTVEEVKKLCTTCRKYARSERVLFHYNGHGVPKPTPNDGIWVFNKSYTQYIPLPISDLDSWLKTPSIYVFDCSAAGMIVNAFMERIEWNSSDASASSKDCILLAACEAHETLPQSSEFPADVFTSCLTTPIQMALRWFCSRSLLRDWLDHSLIDQIPGRQNDRKTLLGELNWIFTAVTDTIAWNVLPHDIFQRLFRQDLLVASLFRNFLLAERIMRAANCSPNSYPLLPSTHQHHMWDAWDMAAEICLSKLPQLIANPNAEFQPSPFFTEQLTAFEVWLDHGSEHKKPPEQLPIVLQVLLSQSHRFRALVLLGRFLDMGPWAVDLALSVGIFPYVLKLLQTNAMELRQILVFIWTKILSLDKSCQVDLVKDGGHAYFIKFLDSMDAYPEQRAMAAFVLAVIVDGHRRGQEACIHVNLIHVCLRHVQLASAPDAQTEPLLLQWLCLCLGKLWEDFPQAQVVGLQADAPAMIVPLLSEPQPEVRAAAVFALGTLLDVGSVPCGDGHGTDEDCEEDEKIKAELNIVKNLLQVVGDGSPLVRAEVAVALACFAFSHNKHLKSIAAEYWKPQSNYLLSSLPSLANINCSSTGYANPNQYMHSGSALSSHIGPVLRFGSDSIATARDGRISTSSPLASEGIMHGSPQSDDSSQHFDSGILIKENATNGVINCPRSRPLESAMYSQLILAMSAMAKDPSPQIANLGRRTLSIIGIEQVVTRTSRFSGGIYQVDSSAPSASPNLAGLARSSSWFDMNAGHLPKTFRTPPVSPPQNNFLTGLRRVCSLEFRPHQLNSLETGLADPILGSAGSSGGSERSLLPQSTIYNWSCGHFSRPLLTAADDNEEMMARSEERERIALNHIAKCQHSSMSKFYNPIVSLDAKFATGTKATLLLPFSPIVVAADENECIRVWNYEEGTTLNSFENHDLFDRGISRLCLVNELDDSLLLVASSDGNVRVWKDYTLKGKQKLVTAFSSVQGHRPGVRSMNAVVDWQQQSGYLYASGEASSIVLWDLDKEQLVSCIPSSSDSSISALSASQVHGGLFAAGFVNGSIRIFDIRTPEMPIYTARPHTQGVERVVEIGFQPGLDPDKIVSASQAGDIQFLDIRNQTDEAYVTIDAHRGSLTALAIHRHAPVIASGSAKPIVKVFSLEGEQLSIIRYSSTFMAQRTRSVSCLTFHPYRVLLAAGAADACVSIHADDSYQAR; encoded by the exons ATGGCTGCTCCAAAGGCTCTTGAGACAATTGGAAAAGCCTTGCATGCTCAATATGAACGATGGCTACCTCGG GCTCGATACAAACGTCAACTTGATCCTACTGTGGAGGAAGTGAAGAAGCTTTGTACTACCTGCCGCAAATATGCTAGGTCAGAAAGAGTCTTATTTCACTATAATGGACATGGAGTACCAAAGCCTACACCTAATGATGGAATTTGGGTTTTTAATAAG AGTTATACACAATATATTCCATTGCCTATCAGCGACCTTGATTCTTGGTTGAAAACACCATcaatatatgtttttgattgcTCAGCTGCAGGGATGATTGTCAATGCTTTTATGGAG CGCATAGAGTGGAACTCTTCTGATGCATCTGCTTCATCAAAGGACTGCATTCTGCTTGCTGCCTGTGAAGCACATGAGACTCTTCCTCAGAGTTCTGAATTTCCTGCTGATGTGTTCACATCCTGTCTAACAACACCTATTCAAATGGCATTACGTTG GTTTTGTTCTCGCTCGTTACTTCGTGATTGGCTTGATCACTCTCTCATAGACCAGATTCCTGGTCGCCAAAATGATCGAAAAACACTTCTGGGGGAACTGAACTGGATTTTCACTGCTGTCACTGATACAATAGCATGGAATGTATTACCTCATG ATATTTTCCAGCGGCTATTTAGGCAAGACCTGCTAGTTGCTAGTCTCTTTCGGAATTTCTTACTTGCTGAGCGAATAATGCGAGCTGCAAATTGCTCTCCAAATTCATATCCATTGTTACCATCGACTCATCAGCATCATATGTG GGATGCATGGGATATGGCGGCCGAGATTTGTCTCTCTAAACTTCCACAATTAATTGCTAATCCAAATGCAGAGTTTCAG CCTAGCCCATTTTTCACAGAACAATTGACAGCTTTTGAAGTGTGGCTCGACCATGGCTCTGAACACAAGAAGCCGCCTGAGCAGTTGCCTATAGTTCTTCAG GTTTTGCTTAGCCAGTCTCATCGATTTCGTGCGCTGGTGCTTCTAGGAAGATTCCTTGATATGGGACCTTGGGCTGTGGATCTG GCCTTATCTGTCGGGATCTTTCCTTATGTGCTCAAACTATTACAAACAAATGCAATGGAATTGCGCCAAATTCTTGTTTTTATATGGACCAAGATACTTTCTCTTGATAAG TCTTGTCAGGTTGATCTGGTGAAAGATGGGGGCCATGcatatttcatcaaatttcttgACAGTATGGATGCTTACCCAGAACAGCGTGCCATGGCTGCTTTTGTTTTAGCAGTTATTGTGGATGGACACAGGCGGGGACAGGAAGCATGCATTCATGTAAACTTAATACATGTTTGCTTGAGACATGTCCAACTAGCAAGTGCACCTGATGCACAGACTGAGCCTTTACTTCTTCAGTGGCTTTGTCTCTGCTTGGGAAAACTCTGGGAAGATTTTCCACAAGCACAGGTAGTAGGTCTTCAAGCAGATGCACCTGCAATGATTGTACCTTTGTTGTCGGAGCCTCAACCTGAG GTTAGAGCTGCGGCTGTCTTTGCACTGGGCACTCTTCTTGATGTTGGATCTGTTCCATGTGGAGATGGTCATGGAACTGATGAGGATTGTGAAGAAGATGAAAAAATCAAGGCTGAGCTAAATATTGTCAAAAACCTTCTACAagttgttggagatggaagccCACTTGTCAGGGCGGAGGTTGCTGTAG CCCTTGCCTGCTTTGCCTTCAGCCACAACAAGCACCTGAAGTCAATTGCTGCTGAATACTGGAAGCCTCAATCTAATTATCTATTGAGCTCATTGCCATCTTTGGCTAATATTAATTGTTCAAGTACTGGATATGCAAACCCAAACCAGTATATGCACTCAGGAAGTGCCCTTTCCTCCCATATTGGCCCGGTTCTGAGATTTGGCAGTGACAGCATAGCTACTGCTCGAGATGGAAGGATATCCACAAGTAGCCCACTTGCATCTGAAGGGATAATGCATGGTTCTCCACAATCAGACGATTCTTCTCAGCATTTCGATTCTGGCATActtataaaagaaaatgctaCTAATGGGGTCATCAACTGTCCTAGGTCAAGGCCTCTTGAAAGTGCAATGTATTCACAGCTTATTTTAGCTATGTCTGCTATGGCTAAAGATCCATCTCCTCAAATTGCAAACCTTGGTCGAAGAACACTCTCTATTATTGGTATTGAGCAAGTGGTTACAAGGACATCAAGGTTTAGTGGAGGTATATACCAAGTTGATTCGTCTGCGCCATCTGCATCTCCTAATCTTGCTGGATTGGCACGATCATCTTCATGGTTTGACATGAATGCTG GCCATTTGCCCAAGACATTTAGAACACCTCCGGTTAGCCCCCCGCAGAACAATTTCCTCACAGGTTTGCGACGTGTGTGCTCTCTAGAGTTCAGGCCTCACCAATTAAATTCTCTAGAAACTGGACTAGCTGATCCAATTTTAGGTTCTGCTGGATCTTCTGGAGGTTCTGAACGCAGCTTACTTCCACAGTCAACTATTTACAACTGGAGCTGTGGTCATTTTTCAAGGCCACTTCTTACTGCTGCTGATGACAATGAGGAAATGATGGCTAGAAGTGAGGAAAGGGAAAGAATTGCCCTGAATCACATAGCCAAGTGTCAGCATTCTT CTATGAGCAAATTTTATAATCCAATTGTTAGTTTGGATGCAAAGTTTGCAACGGGTACAAAGGCCACATTGCTGCTACCCTTTTCTCCTATTGTAGTTGCTGCAGATGAGAATGAATGTATCAG GGTATGGAACTACGAGGAAGGTACAACTTTGAACAGCTTCGAGAATCATGATTTATTCGACAGAGGAATTTCTAGGCTCTGCCTTGTGAACGAACTTGATGACAGCTTGCTCCTTGTTGCTTCAA GTGATGGAAATGTCCGTGTATGGAAAGATTATACCCTAAAGGGCAAACAGAAACTTGTAACAGCATTTTCTTCAGTTCAAGGCCATAGACCTGGTGTTCGCAGTATGAATGCAGTTGTGGACTGGCAACAGCAGTCTGGCTACCTG TATGCTTCTGGTGAAGCATCATCTATTGTGCTTTGGGATCTGGACAAAGAGCAACTTGTTAGCTGCATTCCATCATCATCAGACAGCAGCATATCGGCACTG TCTGCTTCTCAAGTTCATGGGGGTCTGTTTGCAGCTGGTTTTGTGAACGGTTCTATCAGGATATTTGATATTCGTACTCCTGAGAT GCCCATTTATACAGCAAGGCCACATACTCAAGGAGTGGAAAGAGTTGTTGAGATTGGCTTTCAGCCTGGTCTTGACCCAGACAAG ATTGTCAGTGCATCTCAAGCAGGAGACATTCAGTTTCTGGATATAAGAAATCAGACTGATGAGGCATATGTCACCATTGACGCCCACCGGGGCTCTCTTACCGCCTTGGCCATTCATCGCCATGCCCCAGTTATCGCAAGTGGCTCGGCCAAGCCGATTGTGAAAGTTTTCAGCCTAGAAGGGGAGCAGCTGAGCATTATCAGATATTCCTCGACTTTCATGGCTCAGAGAACAAGGTCTGTTAGCTGCCTGACTTTTCATCCCTACAGAGTACTCCTTGCAGCTGGTGCTGCTGATGCCTGCGTATCCATCCATGCAGATGACAGCTACCAAGCAAGATGA